DNA sequence from the Suttonella indologenes genome:
CCGGAGTTAAACCTGCCAAAAACCACCAATTTGCTTGAAGGAAAATTTGGTGATCTGAAAAGACTTTTAGCTTGTCATTGCGGCATGGGAAAGGACAATAAGGTTAAGTTTATAAAAGATTATTTTGCTTAAAAAACGCTAGATAGCACCTATTTTGTCCCTTAGGGCTAAAGAACTCGAAAACAGCACCTAAAATGTCCCTTTGCTCGCATTTTTATATCAGCGGATATTTTGAAGAACATAAAAACCGTTATGTGGATTTAATGCGGCAGGTATCGCAGACGGGCGACTGGAATGAGTGGATAATTTTCTTTTTACAGGCGGTAGAAAGCCAGTCGATGCGTAATCTGCACATCTCGGAAAATATCCGCCAGCTTTATGAAGAAATGAAGCAGGTATTCAGCCAAGTTTTAGCCAGCAAACATGCGCTGACGGTATTGGATTTTATCTTCACCTATCCCGTATTTCGCAACAGCAGTTTGGCGGAAAAAACCGATTTGCCGCCGGCAACTGCCAATCGCTTGAGCAAAGCCTTACATGAAAAAGGGCTTTTGACGGTTACCGAAGAAAGTAGCGGTAGAAAATCAACACGTTATTCCTTTGAACATTTGATGAATTTAGTGCGGGTATAAACACAACACCCCATCCGCAGCCGTCTTTTCTGCCGCGCGATGCCAATTTATAGTCTCTTAACTTCAAAATGAGATTATTCTAAGCGCTTCTCCTGACAAAATGTGTATCTCTAAGTCTCATTTTGAAGTTAAGGTATTATATTCTCCAGTTGATACGTCCAAACTTGCCTGTAGAGAACTGCATAGTTGAAGAATTGAAAAAGTATTACAGTGTCGGCTCGCCGCCTTGTACTACTTTTTCACTTCTCCGACTATACCCGATTGAAAATAAATTAATTTTTCTATGAATTGACTATACAAGCAGTGCTAAGCGGGAGCTATTTTCTTCAGCCTGAAATCTTAACGCTGCCGCTAATCGGACGGACGCAGCAGGTTTGGATTTGCTCCTGCCGCGCCTTGACTTCCGCTTTGCTCAACCAGCCCAGCCAATAGGCAAAGGCGGTTTGCGTGATATCCACGCTGCTATGATTGCCGTAGCTAATGCCGCCCGAGGGACGGGCATTGATTTCCAAAATATGCTGCCTGCCTTGCGCATCGCCTTTGCTTTGCACGCTGACAATGCCGTCGCAGCCGATGGCGGCAATGACGGCTTCGACTAAAGGCAAGACGCTTTCGTCGGCGCCGATATGTTGTACGCTGCCTTCTTTGTAGCGGCTAATCGCCAACAGGCTTTCGCCGCGCTCGCACAGTACGTCAATCGAGTATTCGCGTCCTGAAAGATAGGGCATGAGCAGCATGGGGATGGGACGGGTTTGCACCATGAGGCTGTCTTGATAGGCTTGGATGAATTGCGGCAAATGAATTTTTTTCGCTTCCGTATGATAGAGATGGCTAAAGCTATCCCAAGTCTCATCGCCGCTATCCAGCCGCCAAAAGCCTTGCGCGAAAATACCGGAAACGGGTTTTACGCATAGGGCTTGCTGTCCGTGTTGCGCCAGTAGTTCTTGCAATTCTTCTATGTTGTGAAATTCCCAGCCGCCGGCGACCGGAATATGGCGCGCTTGGCAGAAGGCGGCAAAGGCGGCTTTATTGTCCATCAGATGTAGACTGTCTTCATTCTGCGCGCCTGTGAATAGACGAATGCCGGCTTGGGCAAATGCCGCACGCTGTGCTTCATAGGCTTTGCCGTTGCGTCCGCTGAGTAATACGCGCGTTTGATGCCGCCGGGCTTGTTGCAGAACAAAATCGATGCGTTCGGCTTCAGCTTCCGGTTCTTGGTAGGCAATATCCGCCATATCGGTGATTTCAGGGCGATGATGACGGTGCGAGGCGATAATCTTCAGCGCTTGCGGCGCATGGCTTTTCAGTGCTTGCAGACTGGCAAGCATATCGCGTTGGCTGGCTTGTCCTTCGGCAAGCCAAATGCTGAGCGCATGTTGCCTCATTACATTTTCCCGTCCACATCCGGAATGCTGTCTTCTGCTTTTTGATGTTTGAGCACGGCGGGCGGCTCGGCATTTTCAGGCGTTTCGATGCGTTTCTGCTCGGCTTCGATTTCGGCTTCGCTTTTGCGCATTTGTGCCTGTTCGCGCACGATGTGCAGCGGCGGCGCGCTGCCGTCTTTCATTTCGCCCCAGTAAATAGTTTGATGCGGATAAGGCATTTCAATGCCGGCTTTGTCGAAATAGAGTTTGACCAAACGGTTATAGGCG
Encoded proteins:
- a CDS encoding ATP-grasp domain-containing protein, which gives rise to MRQHALSIWLAEGQASQRDMLASLQALKSHAPQALKIIASHRHHRPEITDMADIAYQEPEAEAERIDFVLQQARRHQTRVLLSGRNGKAYEAQRAAFAQAGIRLFTGAQNEDSLHLMDNKAAFAAFCQARHIPVAGGWEFHNIEELQELLAQHGQQALCVKPVSGIFAQGFWRLDSGDETWDSFSHLYHTEAKKIHLPQFIQAYQDSLMVQTRPIPMLLMPYLSGREYSIDVLCERGESLLAISRYKEGSVQHIGADESVLPLVEAVIAAIGCDGIVSVQSKGDAQGRQHILEINARPSGGISYGNHSSVDITQTAFAYWLGWLSKAEVKARQEQIQTCCVRPISGSVKISG
- a CDS encoding Fic family protein, encoding MSLCSHFYISGYFEEHKNRYVDLMRQVSQTGDWNEWIIFFLQAVESQSMRNLHISENIRQLYEEMKQVFSQVLASKHALTVLDFIFTYPVFRNSSLAEKTDLPPATANRLSKALHEKGLLTVTEESSGRKSTRYSFEHLMNLVRV